GTAAGTGATTGTTCTAGGTGAAAGGATACCTTTATAAATTGGTTGTGTGTGGTTCGGTGATAGCCGACGGTCCCAAGGGTCCGTGCTTTATTATCTTTTTCGAGTCAACGCGACTAGTATTACAACGAAGAATGTCCTTTCTAACTCGTTGTATAGACTTGGCCAAACGGTCGCCCTTCACTTTTCTAGGTTGGGCCTTTTACTCTCGTCTTCGTCGCATTGACTGACTTGGTACAGGGGCCGTTCGTACTGCTACAAAGCGCGCTGGCGGCACAGTCCACAATCATGGTGGTTCCCCTGGCAAACGCCTAGGTGTCAAAAAATTCTCTGGTATTGTCTTGCCATTGTACTCTGTCATAATGCGACTAAGGACGTCGTCCCATTTAGaccaatttgttcttcctGGCAATATCATTGTGAGACAGCGCGGCACATTGTTCCATCCTGGCCAACATGTACGTCCCGTCCCGATTCCGGAATGAGACTATTACTGACCCCCGGTCTGTTTAGGTAAAAATGGGACGTGATCACACAATATATGCCACAGTGCCGGGCTTTGTTCGTTTCTACAAGGAAAAGCATATGAGAGGGGAGCGCAAATATGTTGGCGTTGTGCTCGAACGCGGAGATAAACTTCCACGCGACGAGGCCACCCGCGGGCGCAGTCGTTTCTGCGGCATGGTAGATCGAAACAGCCCCGAGTTCTCGCTTTCTACCAGCTAGATACCCAGCCAGTGTAGGTTGGATTGATGCTCGTCGGTGCTGTCAGCTGTGTATTTATATCATCTCATTAGAGGCTTAAACACCTAATCTTAATAAATCCAGGCTTGTAAAAAAAATCTGAAGCTGTGTTGTTGATGGACCCTGTTGCTCTTTCTGCTTCTGTTCTTTTGTGTTTGAAGTGCTTCAGAACTCTTAGCATTGTGCACCGCAGTCGAAGGGCTACGAAGATCATAAACATGTCCTCGGCTCTATAAATAGTCACATTCACAGGGCAACGGTTCGATACCGCCTTAAAGCATCCCGATATCCTTCCTTTCTCAAGGcgcaaccaccaccaccacgatGACCACCGAGGCAAATCCGACACCTTTGCTCACCATCACGCCCTTGAAGCCGTCTGGTATGTGTGAAGTGGGATGCTCAAAGAATAGGAAATTAACTTTGTTCTGTGCAGAGATACCTCCAGAGGAAAGGATAATTGCTGAAGGAAAGACATTGATAGAGTCGTCGGTGTCGTGGAAAGCCGGAAAAACATACTTCGACGTCGTCAAGACCAGCACTCGTGGCAAACTTGCAGGCGACGGCGCTCCTTGGCATTGCCGTTACAGTGTGCACAAACCAGACGAAATCACTTTCGATCAGCTTTGGGAAAAACTATCCCGTAACAAGGCGGAAAATGAGCTACAGTGTGTTTTCCTCCTTTCCTCCGTCCGTCGGTTCTGTTACCATGCTTATCAAATTTTCATTGGAAAAGGTTTATACATGAAATTCAGAAAGTCAACAAAATAAAAGAACTGTCTCCGACTGCCTCCATTTGGACACTCTACTATACCTTCCTCCCACCAGTTTCACCTCGCGTTTTTACTGTGGTTCAGGTTGTCCATCTCTCTGAAGAGAAACCACGAACAGGGTGAATTCTTACCGATGATGTCAAACAATGGCTCGATCTCAACCATGCTGTTCCAGGTTGATCGTATCTCTTTCCATTGATTTAACGTCTAAAGGTGATGAAGAACTCCACCTCCTCGAAGAAAAAGGTACCAAGGGTCGCTATGTTAGCGTTGAGAGAGTCATGGAGCTGGAAGACGGTACTACGGAATGGCGTATGGCTACATCCAGTACCCCAGGTGGCAACATTCCCAACTTCCTCGTTGAGAGCACTATGGCTAAGAAAATTGCCTCAGTGCGTGCTATCTCCGTTATTTAGCTTCGGTTCCGCAGTTTATATACTAACATGGCTTGCCTAATCACCTTTTCTTCAGGATGTGCCGCAGTTCATCAAATGGTTCCAAAAATCAACATCAAAGAAGTAAAGAGCTCATTTTGTTCTATCATCTTGTTTTAGCGGCAGCATACATGGCTTCTGCTATATATTTAGGAATAATTGTTTACAAAGCGCATTTAACATGGAAAGAGTTCTGTGCGCGCTTCCATATAAATATTGGTTCAGACTATTTTGATTTCTCTAGGTATTTGATACAAACAAAAATTCCTCGATTACAGATCCCTGAACAAAAGAAACGTCCAAAATTTTCAAGCAAGTTCAAGGTATCGTTCAACTATTACAATTCAGCCACAATGCATCAGAAGAGTGTAAAGAAAAAACTTACCTTCCCAATTAGTCACAGCCTCGTTCCAAAGCTTGACTTCATGCTCTCGAGTACCGCCATAATGATCAACAAAGTCGTTTCCAAACACTTCAGGTTCACGTGCGATGCTATCAGGACGCATCATGCGGGCAGTGGCAGACTCCAACGATGTGGGTAGCATCTTGATCTTATTCAACCCCCGACGATGAGCCATCTCCTTTGTATATTGATTGTCAAGAGTAACACACCTTTCCATTGCTTCTATCTTCCGGGCTAAAATGAGTGATGGGTGGGCCAGGGAGTGCGAGCTTTTTATTGATGCCTCGCAAGCCAAGTCTGAATATGGCGCTTAGAGCAAAGTAAGGGTTCATGTCTGCCCCTGGGATACGCACTTCCATCCGTGTCCCTGCAGGTGGACAAGATGGCGGCGAGATGATCCTGATCGAAGCTGCTCGAGAATCGTAGCCATATGTCACAGCATTAGGCGCCCAGAAGGCCTCTCCGCCGACGAGGCGTTTGTAACCGTTGATAGTAGGCACGACCTAAACAACGTCAGTGACCTTGTAGTTCATTCGTAGGTTGTAAAGCATCGATACCGCAGGCATGACTGGGGTGCAAAGTAAATGAGTACTAGAAACAAGGAAGTTCGAAAAAACAATGTCGCACCGTCAGCAATTCCATCAAGTATTCCAGCAAGGAACCATTCCGCTTCCTGACTGATAAACTTCGTATCTTCATTAGTGGCATTGGGCCTCCCACTTTTCAATTCCTCGTCCGTGACAGCAAAGATGTTTCGGCCTTTTTTGTTTCTGAGCGATACATGGACATGTCTGGTGAAAAGGTTAGGTAAGACGTTTGTTTATACGTTTGCAGGCTTACCCGCTACAACCAGGAAGCTTGATAAGTGTTAGCGTATAGAAACAGCAGTGTGCTTTGGAGAACTTACTCCACCCCATGGCTTGGCCATAAAGCTGGGTATTATACCATGCTTCATACCGACACTTTTGGCAATATATTTGAATAGAATGGCATTGTCAGCCATTCTCAAAGCTGAGGTATAAGCAAGTGCGGTCTCTAGAACTCCTGGACCAGTTTCGGTATCTAATAGATGTGTAGGTAGGATCACCGAAACCTAGGATATGAATCTTACGGTGTCCTTCGATCTGAACATCAAATTTGAGGCTTTCGTCGAACAAGTCGTGGAAGTAGTCATTGTTGAGTTGAGTCCTAAGTAACGAATATCCATGCACTTGATTTGAAGTCAGTCGAATGAACTACATCTGAGTTGATTGATTGTGTCCTAACTTCCTGGGGTCAAAGGATGAAGGTTTGTGAAGTTCTTCTCTGCCACTGACTGTGCAGTCTCTGTAGACCGACAAAATCAGCGTGCTCCAGATACTATTAACCAAAAGTGAATACCTTTGAAATTAAAGTACTATTGAATCACCCAAAGTCAACACAACAGCTTTCTGAATGTTAAGAAAGTTTGCAATACCTCATACTCGACACCTGAGTAGCACTGATAGCCCATGCTGTCGGCTTGATCTGTGGTCAACTTGAGCACACCGCGCGGGTCTACCGGGAGCGGCGCTTTGGTGTCTGGATCCAGAAAAGAAACAAGGAAAAAAGGAACATTTCGTTCCCAGGGTATGCGACGGAATGAGGAGAGGTCTATGATTGCAGTGATATCTCGATATCCATTGGCCTTGTTCGAAATCAAGAGTTCTTTCGAATACACAGCATCATGGATGTCCCATCCACTATTAACATAGTCTGGAATCAGAGGTGCGAATCAGCCGGTAGCGGTTTCCAACATACAAAATAACACTGCAGAATCCGAATCCATCTGATTTGGCGGCACTCAGGAATTTTTCGGTTGACTGTGTATTGTAAAGATCAGAAGCCGAGCGATAGATGCAAGTTAATGACTGTTTCAAATCGCACCATAAATTTACCTCGCAGCACGCCATCGACTGGTTAGAAGTTACTCAGTTCCCCGAATAACAGAAAAGAGTGAGATGACTTCACCGTCAACGCCTTAGGGACACGGAGCAAATGAAAAGATAAGGATTAACTTTGTTATGGGTTGGCGTTGCATCCAACTCACCAGCAACTTTGATCTTGGGTTCCCCATTGAGAGCCTCCTTCAGTTCATCAAATGATTTTAGTGCGATTTGTGTAGGAGACATTCTGGCGATGAGCGTGGTAAAGCAGTATAAGGTCAAGCAAGTTCATTGTTACTTGTTGAGGCGACTCTTCTATGATGTAGTAGATCACCAAAAGGGGAATGTATGTACAATGAATTCCTCCGCGTGATTCGACCGTCATCGTCCTTGTCTTGGTTTGCTCACCACTGGGCCTCCGCCCCTTCGTCAACTTTCTGGGTAACGTCTCATGAGACACCCACATCAATACACCTCAATGATCATGTTCGAAATGCTCCAGCGTTGACAGCGAAGGATTCAGAGCAAGGTACGAGTCAGAATAATCTCAACGCGCAACGAATCTCGCGCCTCGCGCCACGCGCCTATCGAAGTCGTATATTAAAGCCAGCTTGCGAGCTAGCTCCGAGAATCAAAGACTTTGAATTCTTGAAGTGTATGACTTTGGCAGACTATCAGAATTTGAGTTGAATCTACCACCTGAATAGCTTATGCACCTCTGCCATCTTGTCGTAGTGGCACGTTGATGTGCGATGATATGATAAATGAGAATCCGGTGATCCTTTCGAACCAACTTTAATTGACAGTCATCCTTGAACGAATACCATCACCTTCTTCTCGCTATCCTTCATCAATGGCCTGTGGGTCCATGTAGAATGCTCTCAAGACTTGGTGGTCTTCGGCTTATTGGACGTCCAATCCGCCCGAACGCTTACTCAGAAATGTCAATGATGACTTATCAATCATGGACGGCAGGTCTTATCTTTCGGTGCAGAAGTGGTAGAATCACCAAGCTCAATTCCTGATTGTTAtttctcatcttcatcaccTTCAAAGTCTTACACTTTTCGAAAATGCCTGAAACGTTAGTTTCCATATGTTCTTTTTCCATTGACAACACACTGATAGAACACTTTCATAGGCATGTGAATATGTATGGTGGTTCACCGCTAAATCGATTGTCATGGCTTCGTACATCGCACTCGTTTCTCAACGCCGTTATTACTGTTCCCTCCACCAAGTGGCTTTTATTCAAGGCAGGGGAACCTCTTGTAGCGTCCAGTGGATCTAGCAAGCCGTACCCGATATACCTCAGTACTGCCGATGTCAAGTCATTTCTTGGACCGGAACCATATTTCGGTCAGGCTGAAAAGCCAGGAGAGCTGGTTATTGAGAAAGACGGTGACGAACACTCTCGACACTCACCTACAGAGGCGGCCCGACATCTCGGTCCTCCGGTCGTATTCCTTGGCGTACATGAGCCTCAGACTGAAGACAGCACGTCAGCACTCCCTTCTTCTGAATTCAAAGACCCTCAAGAAGCCATAAAGAGACTTGAAGGCACACCCTACTTTGCTTTCGACATTGCCGATTTAGAGTACCCTCCCGAAAATTTGCAAGAAATATTGGATGCAACCTCTATAGCAGCTGAGGGGAAGTCGCTGAGTTGGTCAGAGCCCAGGGCTCTTATGTCTGTCATGGATCCTATAACTGCTGCAATCTTTGCCTCCGCCAGAAGTCTTGTTGATTGGAATCAACGGAACAAGGTACCCATGTTTTTGTAGGCCGCTTGGACGCGTTCATCTGACAAAAAGTTAGTTTTGTGCAGGTTGTGGCTCGCCTACATATTCAATGTGGGGTGGATGGAAAATATCTTGTACATCGCTTCTTCCATGGACGGATAATGGCAATAAAAAGCCTTGCCCTACAACGTATGCATGTCCTTCTTTCCCCTCTTTTCCGTATCTCTGATTCCACTCATAGCAAAGGATTGCATAATTTTACACATCCTAGAACTGACGCAGTAGTCATCATGATCGCTATAGATGAGACCGGAGAGAAGGTATTGCTCGGCAGAGGGGTAAGTCTCAGTGTTGACTTTGCGCGTTGACCGTATTTACCATTTTAAACAGAGAAGATTCCCCGGAAAGTTTTATTCTGCTCTTGCTGGTTTTATAGAGCCTGGAGAGTCTTTTGAAGATGCTGTAGCGCGAGAGATGTGGGAGGAAGCCGGCGTCCGAGTCTGGAATGTGAAGTATCATTCAGGCCAGCCTTGGGTCAGTAGAAATGATTCAGGACCCCATACATTCATTGACTTGTCACTTGACAGCCTTATCCTGCAAACTTGATGGTTGGATTCTATGCTCGTGCGGATTCCACCAAACCGATCAGGACTGACCTGGACAATGAGCTTGTTGGTGTGTAACCTTGATCAGTCAAACATTGGGACCATTCTGTAACTATATTTGCAGATGCTCGATGGTTTAGCCGGGAGGAAGTTCGTGCGGTTTTAAATCATAATACAGGTACTACATTTAGAAAAGCAGACTACAAGAAGATGGCAGAGATTGTTGATGGACGTCCTAACACGGAGCAAAAACTCGCAGCCGAACCAGCTGCAGTAGCGTTGACTCCGTCTGAAGTCTCGACACCTGCAGTCGAGCAAACACAGGAGGCTATTGTTACCGAAGAGCCACCCTTCCGTCTACCACCTCTGACTGCAATCGCAGGTGTTTTGATTCGGGATTGGGTCGATGGGAAGATCGGATTTCCACCAGAGGCACCTATACAAAGGGGAAATCTATAGATAATTGCATTGTCATGCTGCTTTACATTATCAAAAAAACTTTTTGTCGCCAATTTGCGTACACTTTAAAGCAACGTGTACTTTAATCTATGTTCTTTAGGTCGGGTGACAGCCTTTTTCCGTAAAATGAGATTACGGATAAGGATGAAATGAAGACTTTTCACCAGGGCCAGGGCCAGGGGCAGAGTAAGACAATATTGACTTTGATTTATTTCTGAGAGAACAGAAAGAAATGggcagagagagaaaaaaagggtCGTAACGGGGTCGTGAGGGAGACAAAGACGAGAGCGAGATAACAATGGGCAACATAGGTAAGTAAAAAGAGAAATGAAACTTGAATGCATATCTAATCGTTACAAATGCTGAGGAGTTcgagaagaaaagaacagatgaagggaaagggaaacaATGAAAGAACAAATAACATGAAGAGAAGGATCCGTGAGTGTAGACATTTGTCTCTACGTATCCTTGTATCTTCCAACGCCACGATATAAGTTGTGAACAAAAGTTAGATGAAACAATATATGAAAGGCTGTAGATGAAATGATATGAAAACAACGTGAAGATGCGTAAAATATAAGGAATAGATAAACGGCGAATTTATCGTGATGGGGAAAATAAAAATGTCGTACAATGCATCAACGCGCCTTGGATGGACTGGATCAAGCGGAAGAGAGTGCAGAGATATCTCAAGGTGGGACCATATGACCACTGGAGGGTACGGCGGAATGAGAAGGCCGCCACAGGATGGCCAAGTCCTTTCCAGTTGCAATTGATAAAGTGGTATCCGGTTCCTTGGAAGGTGGAAACGAGGAAGTCCATCGGGCACAGCTGTTGGATTCGTGAAAAGTAATAGCCTTTTGAACAAGAActattgttttttttaaaaaagatGTTGATTGAAAAGGCGTCGTTAAGAGGCGTGGCGTCGTGTAATGAAACAATGCGATGAGAATGAACAAATAAGCAAGATTGTTGAAGAATGAAATAATGGATAATTGCAAATGAATATAAAGTGTTGATGGACGATGCGAGTGTTCGGTGACTGTATATTGATTTGGGAGCCTGTATCTGGGAAACTCCCGAGCAGTTGCGATGTATGGATGGTgagagatgaagaggaatgTTGATATATGCTGAAAAGCTTGTCGAAGTGCAGATGCCGTTTGCAGTGTGGGTTGCGCTGAAAGTAAAAGATGATACCGGGTAATGGAGAATCTGGAGAGATGGCAGAGCTAAGAGAAATAGCCATGGGGTGGTGTCGAACCCCTGGGTAATTTTTGACGAAATCCCATCCTTGACTTCGTTGAAGACCCGCTTAGTTGAAGAAACTGATTGCGGAGGACAGGGGCGAGACAGCAAAGTCTGCGTACTTGTTTGTCTCGTCGTCTTTGAGCGACAGGCAATCGTTGAGCGCGAAGGAGCGCATCAAAATGGGGGCCAAAGCGGCCTGGCGATTGCGCTTGTCAAGAGGCAGTGGGAGTAGATTGGCTTCGGTGAAACCCATGTCCAAGTCGGACATGCCCATGAAGAGATCCCCGATGGGAGTCTCTGCAGCCTCCGGAGTCGATTCCAGggatgaggaagacgacTCAAGGGAATGATGCCGGCGTGTCGGCGTGTGGGGGGTAATCGAGAGTCCTGCGAACTGCTCGGTAGGTACGACAGCTGGTGAAGTCTGATGAATTGGAATAATCAGGTGTCAGTACATGCAAGGTACAACAGGGGAGAGCCGAAGAAACGGAGACATGCACGAAGGCAGATTCAAGGTGAAGAGGAGGGGAAAGAAAGACCGACCTCGTCAGAGACTGTCACAGCGGGCTGGACCCATGGCAAGGGCAGGGGTGAGGGGTGGTCTACACCAGGATCCACATGGGGGATGTGGATACCTGCGCCGAG
This Psilocybe cubensis strain MGC-MH-2018 chromosome 3, whole genome shotgun sequence DNA region includes the following protein-coding sequences:
- a CDS encoding 54S ribosomal protein L27, mitochondrial produces the protein MSFLTRCIDLAKRSPFTFLGAVRTATKRAGGTVHNHGGSPGKRLGVKKFSDQFVLPGNIIVRQRGTLFHPGQHVKMGRDHTIYATVPGFVRFYKEKHMRGERKYVGVVLERGDKLPRDEATRGRSRFCGMVDRNSPEFSLSTS
- a CDS encoding Type-1 glutamine synthetase 2, whose amino-acid sequence is MSPTQIALKSFDELKEALNGEPKIKVADYVNSGWDIHDAVYSKELLISNKANGYRDITAIIDLSSFRRIPWERNVPFFLVSFLDPDTKAPLPVDPRGVLKLTTDQADSMGYQCYSGVETQLNNDYFHDLFDESLKFDVQIEGHHTETGPGVLETALAYTSALRMADNAILFKYIAKSVGMKHGIIPSFMAKPWGGLPGCSGHVHVSLRNKKGRNIFAVTDEELKSGRPNATNEDTKFISQEAEWFLAGILDGIADVMPAVVPTINGYKRLVGGEAFWAPNAVTYGYDSRAASIRIISPPSCPPAGTRMEVRIPGADMNPYFALSAIFRLGLRGINKKLALPGPPITHFSPEDRSNGKIKMLPTSLESATARMMRPDSIAREPEVFGNDFVDHYGGTREHEVKLWNEAVTNWEVERYLELA
- a CDS encoding NAD-capped RNA hydrolase, whose protein sequence is MPETHVNMYGGSPLNRLSWLRTSHSFLNAVITVPSTKWLLFKAGEPLVASSGSSKPYPIYLSTADVKSFLGPEPYFGQAEKPGELVIEKDGDEHSRHSPTEAARHLGPPVVFLGVHEPQTEDSTSALPSSEFKDPQEAIKRLEGTPYFAFDIADLEYPPENLQEILDATSIAAEGKSLSWSEPRALMSVMDPITAAIFASARSLVDWNQRNKFCAGCGSPTYSMWGGWKISCTSLLPWTDNGNKKPCPTTKGLHNFTHPRTDAVVIMIAIDETGEKVLLGRGRRFPGKFYSALAGFIEPGESFEDAVAREMWEEAGVRVWNVKYHSGQPWPYPANLMVGFYARADSTKPIRTDLDNELVDARWFSREEVRAVLNHNTGTTFRKADYKKMAEIVDGRPNTEQKLAAEPAAVALTPSEVSTPAVEQTQEAIVTEEPPFRLPPLTAIAGVLIRDWVDGKIGFPPEAPIQRGNL